In Felis catus isolate Fca126 chromosome E1, F.catus_Fca126_mat1.0, whole genome shotgun sequence, the following proteins share a genomic window:
- the AXIN2 gene encoding axin-2 isoform X2 has product MSSAVLVTRLPDPSSSFHEDAPRPPVPGEEGETPPCQPGVGKGQVTKPMPVSSNARRNEGGLGEPEGRASPDSPLTRWTKSLHYLLGDQDGAYLFRTFLERDKCVDTLDFWFACNGFRQMNLKDTKTLRVAKAIYKRYIENNSIVSKQLKPATKTYIRDGIRKQQIDSIMFDQAQTEIQSVMEENAYQMFLTSDIYLEYVRSGGENTAYMSNGGLGSLKVVCGYLPTLNEEEEWACADFKCKLSPTVVGLSSKTLRATANARSAETVENGYRSFKRSDPVNPYHVGSGYVFAPATSANDSEISSDALTDDSMSMTDSSVDGIPPYRVGSKKQLQREMHRSVKANGQVSLPHFPRTHRLPKEMTPVEPATFAAELISRLEKLKLELESRHSLEERLQQIREDEEKEASELALSSREGGPTPHPLSLLPSGSYEEDPQTILDDHLSRVLKTPGCQSPGVGRYSPRSRSPDHHHHHQQHHPLLPPGGKLPPVAASQAGCPLLGAKGFVTKQTTKHVHHHYIHHHALPKTKEEIEAEAAQRVRCFCPGGSEYYCYSKCKSHPRALEPVPAEQFGRGGTPPRRTGKSVEPGPALPAREGGAPGGPGALQLPGEEGDRSQDVWQWMLESERQSKPKPHSAQSTKRAYPLECTRASPAERAGRHHLLGGSSGHPRAAPRAHPFTQDPAMPPLTPPNTLAQLEEACRRLAEVSKPPKQRCCAASQQRDRNHSAVGQAGATPSSNPSLASEDHKEPKKLAAVHALQASELVVTYFFCGEEIPYRRMLKAQSLTLGHFKEQLSKKGNYRYYFKKASDEFACGAVFEEIWDDEAVLPMYEGRILGKVERID; this is encoded by the exons ATGAGCAGTGCTGTGCTGGTGACTCGCCTCCCAGACCCCAGCAGCAGCTTCCACGAGGATGCCCCCCGGCCCCCCGTCCCGGGGGAAGAAGGGGAGACCCCACCGTGCCAGCCCGGGGTGGGAAAGGGCCAGGTCACCAAACCCATGCCTGTCTCCTCCAACGCCAGGCGGAACGAGGGTGGGCTGGGAGAGCCTGAGGGGCGGGCATCCCCGGACTCCCCTCTGACCAGGTGGACCAAGTCTTTGCACTATTTGTTGGGCGATCAAGACGGTGCTTATCTCTTCCGCACTTTCCTGGAGAGGGACAAATGCGTGGATACCTTGGACTTCTGGTTTGCCTGCAATGGGTTCAGGCAGATGAACCTGAAGGATACCAAAACTTTACGAGTAGCCAAAGCGATCTACAAAAGGTACATCGAGAACAACAGCATCGTCTCCAAGCAGCTGAAGCCCGCCACCAAGACCTACATTAGAGATGGCATCAGGAAGCAGCAGATTGACTCCATCATGTTCGACCAGGCCCAGACTGAGATCCAGTCGGTGATGGAGGAAAATGCCTACCAGATGTTTTTGACTTCTGATATATACCTCGAATATGTGAGGAGTGGGGGAGAAAACACAGCTTACATGAGTAACGGGGGCCTGGGGAGTCTAAAGGTCGTGTGTGGCTACCTCCCCACCTTGAATGAGGAAGAGGAGTGGGCTTGTGCCGACTTCAAGTGCAAACTGTCACCCACCGTGGTGGGCTTGTCCAGCAAAACCCTGAGGGCTACAGCCAACGCGAGGTCCGCGGAGACCGTTGAAAATGGATACAG GTCCTTCAAGAGGAGCGACCCTGTTAATCCATACCACGTAGGTTCTGGCTATGTCTTCGCGCCGGCTACCAGCGCCAATGATAGCGAGATATCCAGCGATGCACTGACTGATGACTCCATGTCCATGACGGACAGTAGTGT agATGGAATCCCTCCTTATCGTGTGGGGAGTAAGAAACAGCTCCAGAGAGAAATGCATCGCAGTGTGAAGGCCAATGGCCAAGTGTCTCTACCTCATTTCCCG AGAACCCACCGCCTGCCCAAGGAGATGACCCCCGTGGAGCCCGCCACCTTTGCGGCCGAGCTCATCTCCAGGCTGGAGAAGCTGAAGCTGGAGCTGGAGAGCCGGCACAGCCTGGAGGAGCGCCTGCAGCAGATCCGAGAG GATGAAGAGAAGGAGGCCTCTGAGCTAGCGCTGAGCTCCAGGGAGGGGggccccaccccgcaccccctctccctcctgccctccggCAGCTACGAGGAGGACCCGCAGACCATTCTGGACGACCACCTGTCCAGGGTCCTCAAGACCCCCGGCTGCCAGTCGCCGGGCGTGGGCCGCTACAGCCCCCGCTCCCGTTCccccgaccaccaccaccaccaccagcagcaccaccccctcctcccgcccGGGGGCAAGTTGCCCCCCGTGGCCGCCTCGCAGGCCGGTTGCCCCCTCCTGGGAGCCAAGGGCTTCGTGACCAAGCAGACGACGAAGCACGTCCACCACCACTACATCCACCACCACGCCCTCCCCAAGACCAAGGAGGAGATCGAGGCGGAGGCCGCCCAGAGGGTGCGCTGCTTCTGCCCGGGGGGCTCCGAGTATTACTGCTACTCGAAGTGCAAGAGCCACCCCAGGGCTCTGGAGCCCGTGCCGGCCGAGCAGTTCGG CAGAGGTGGTACCCCGCCCAGACGGACCGGGAAAAGCGTGGAGCCGGGCCCGGCCCTGCCAGCCAGGGAAGGAGGCGCCCCAGGCGGACCCGGGGCCCTGCAGCTGCCCggggaggaaggagacaggtCGCAGGATGTCTGGCAGTGGATGCTGGAGAGTGAACGGCAGAGCAAGCCCAAGCCCCATAG TGCCCAGAGCACAAAAAGGGCCTACCCCTTAGAGTGCACCCGCGCGTCCCCCGCCGAGCGAGCCGGCCGGCACCACCTGCTGGGGGGCAGTAGCGGGCACCCCCGCGCTGCCCCCCGAGCCCACCCGTTCACCCAGGACCCCGCGATGCCTCCCCTGACCCCACCCAACACGCTGGCGCAGCTAGAGGAAGCCTGCCGCAGGCTGGCCGAGGTGTCCAAGCCCCCCAAGCAGCG GTGCTGTGCGGCCAGTCAGCAGAGGGACAGGAACCACTCGGCCGTTGGTCAGGCGGGAGCCACGCCCTCCTCTAACCCAAGCCTGGCTTCAGAAGA TCACAAAGAGCCGAAGAAGCTGGCGGCGGTGCACGCGCTCCAGGCCAGCGAGCTGGTCGTCACGTACTTTTTCTGTGGAGAAGAAATTCCATACAGGAGgatgctgaaggctcagagcttGACCCTGGGCCACTTTAAAGAGCAGCTCAGCAAAAAGGGAAATTATAG
- the AXIN2 gene encoding axin-2 isoform X1 gives MSSAVLVTRLPDPSSSFHEDAPRPPVPGEEGETPPCQPGVGKGQVTKPMPVSSNARRNEGGLGEPEGRASPDSPLTRWTKSLHYLLGDQDGAYLFRTFLERDKCVDTLDFWFACNGFRQMNLKDTKTLRVAKAIYKRYIENNSIVSKQLKPATKTYIRDGIRKQQIDSIMFDQAQTEIQSVMEENAYQMFLTSDIYLEYVRSGGENTAYMSNGGLGSLKVVCGYLPTLNEEEEWACADFKCKLSPTVVGLSSKTLRATANARSAETVENGYRSFKRSDPVNPYHVGSGYVFAPATSANDSEISSDALTDDSMSMTDSSVDGIPPYRVGSKKQLQREMHRSVKANGQVSLPHFPRTHRLPKEMTPVEPATFAAELISRLEKLKLELESRHSLEERLQQIREDEEKEASELALSSREGGPTPHPLSLLPSGSYEEDPQTILDDHLSRVLKTPGCQSPGVGRYSPRSRSPDHHHHHQQHHPLLPPGGKLPPVAASQAGCPLLGAKGFVTKQTTKHVHHHYIHHHALPKTKEEIEAEAAQRVRCFCPGGSEYYCYSKCKSHPRALEPVPAEQFGSRGGTPPRRTGKSVEPGPALPAREGGAPGGPGALQLPGEEGDRSQDVWQWMLESERQSKPKPHSAQSTKRAYPLECTRASPAERAGRHHLLGGSSGHPRAAPRAHPFTQDPAMPPLTPPNTLAQLEEACRRLAEVSKPPKQRCCAASQQRDRNHSAVGQAGATPSSNPSLASEDHKEPKKLAAVHALQASELVVTYFFCGEEIPYRRMLKAQSLTLGHFKEQLSKKGNYRYYFKKASDEFACGAVFEEIWDDEAVLPMYEGRILGKVERID, from the exons ATGAGCAGTGCTGTGCTGGTGACTCGCCTCCCAGACCCCAGCAGCAGCTTCCACGAGGATGCCCCCCGGCCCCCCGTCCCGGGGGAAGAAGGGGAGACCCCACCGTGCCAGCCCGGGGTGGGAAAGGGCCAGGTCACCAAACCCATGCCTGTCTCCTCCAACGCCAGGCGGAACGAGGGTGGGCTGGGAGAGCCTGAGGGGCGGGCATCCCCGGACTCCCCTCTGACCAGGTGGACCAAGTCTTTGCACTATTTGTTGGGCGATCAAGACGGTGCTTATCTCTTCCGCACTTTCCTGGAGAGGGACAAATGCGTGGATACCTTGGACTTCTGGTTTGCCTGCAATGGGTTCAGGCAGATGAACCTGAAGGATACCAAAACTTTACGAGTAGCCAAAGCGATCTACAAAAGGTACATCGAGAACAACAGCATCGTCTCCAAGCAGCTGAAGCCCGCCACCAAGACCTACATTAGAGATGGCATCAGGAAGCAGCAGATTGACTCCATCATGTTCGACCAGGCCCAGACTGAGATCCAGTCGGTGATGGAGGAAAATGCCTACCAGATGTTTTTGACTTCTGATATATACCTCGAATATGTGAGGAGTGGGGGAGAAAACACAGCTTACATGAGTAACGGGGGCCTGGGGAGTCTAAAGGTCGTGTGTGGCTACCTCCCCACCTTGAATGAGGAAGAGGAGTGGGCTTGTGCCGACTTCAAGTGCAAACTGTCACCCACCGTGGTGGGCTTGTCCAGCAAAACCCTGAGGGCTACAGCCAACGCGAGGTCCGCGGAGACCGTTGAAAATGGATACAG GTCCTTCAAGAGGAGCGACCCTGTTAATCCATACCACGTAGGTTCTGGCTATGTCTTCGCGCCGGCTACCAGCGCCAATGATAGCGAGATATCCAGCGATGCACTGACTGATGACTCCATGTCCATGACGGACAGTAGTGT agATGGAATCCCTCCTTATCGTGTGGGGAGTAAGAAACAGCTCCAGAGAGAAATGCATCGCAGTGTGAAGGCCAATGGCCAAGTGTCTCTACCTCATTTCCCG AGAACCCACCGCCTGCCCAAGGAGATGACCCCCGTGGAGCCCGCCACCTTTGCGGCCGAGCTCATCTCCAGGCTGGAGAAGCTGAAGCTGGAGCTGGAGAGCCGGCACAGCCTGGAGGAGCGCCTGCAGCAGATCCGAGAG GATGAAGAGAAGGAGGCCTCTGAGCTAGCGCTGAGCTCCAGGGAGGGGggccccaccccgcaccccctctccctcctgccctccggCAGCTACGAGGAGGACCCGCAGACCATTCTGGACGACCACCTGTCCAGGGTCCTCAAGACCCCCGGCTGCCAGTCGCCGGGCGTGGGCCGCTACAGCCCCCGCTCCCGTTCccccgaccaccaccaccaccaccagcagcaccaccccctcctcccgcccGGGGGCAAGTTGCCCCCCGTGGCCGCCTCGCAGGCCGGTTGCCCCCTCCTGGGAGCCAAGGGCTTCGTGACCAAGCAGACGACGAAGCACGTCCACCACCACTACATCCACCACCACGCCCTCCCCAAGACCAAGGAGGAGATCGAGGCGGAGGCCGCCCAGAGGGTGCGCTGCTTCTGCCCGGGGGGCTCCGAGTATTACTGCTACTCGAAGTGCAAGAGCCACCCCAGGGCTCTGGAGCCCGTGCCGGCCGAGCAGTTCGG CAGCAGAGGTGGTACCCCGCCCAGACGGACCGGGAAAAGCGTGGAGCCGGGCCCGGCCCTGCCAGCCAGGGAAGGAGGCGCCCCAGGCGGACCCGGGGCCCTGCAGCTGCCCggggaggaaggagacaggtCGCAGGATGTCTGGCAGTGGATGCTGGAGAGTGAACGGCAGAGCAAGCCCAAGCCCCATAG TGCCCAGAGCACAAAAAGGGCCTACCCCTTAGAGTGCACCCGCGCGTCCCCCGCCGAGCGAGCCGGCCGGCACCACCTGCTGGGGGGCAGTAGCGGGCACCCCCGCGCTGCCCCCCGAGCCCACCCGTTCACCCAGGACCCCGCGATGCCTCCCCTGACCCCACCCAACACGCTGGCGCAGCTAGAGGAAGCCTGCCGCAGGCTGGCCGAGGTGTCCAAGCCCCCCAAGCAGCG GTGCTGTGCGGCCAGTCAGCAGAGGGACAGGAACCACTCGGCCGTTGGTCAGGCGGGAGCCACGCCCTCCTCTAACCCAAGCCTGGCTTCAGAAGA TCACAAAGAGCCGAAGAAGCTGGCGGCGGTGCACGCGCTCCAGGCCAGCGAGCTGGTCGTCACGTACTTTTTCTGTGGAGAAGAAATTCCATACAGGAGgatgctgaaggctcagagcttGACCCTGGGCCACTTTAAAGAGCAGCTCAGCAAAAAGGGAAATTATAG